One Pontibacter deserti genomic region harbors:
- the nusG gene encoding transcription termination/antitermination protein NusG — protein sequence MADLKWYVVRAVSGQEKKAKAYLENEIMRHNLGEYVPQVLIPAEKVYEMRGGKKRIRERNFFPGYVLVNADLSHGEAEHLIISTPGVIGFLGSGTGEASKKPVPLRPAEVNRILGTVDEAEEQAEVLDTPFIVGETVKVMDGPFSGFSGTVEEVFEERKKLNVMVKIFGRNTPVELNYMQVEKES from the coding sequence ATGGCTGATTTAAAATGGTATGTAGTACGCGCAGTTAGCGGGCAAGAGAAAAAAGCAAAAGCATATCTTGAGAATGAGATCATGCGCCATAACTTAGGAGAGTATGTGCCACAAGTGCTTATACCTGCAGAAAAGGTATATGAGATGCGTGGAGGTAAAAAAAGAATCAGAGAGCGTAACTTCTTTCCAGGTTATGTACTTGTAAATGCTGATCTAAGCCATGGTGAGGCAGAACACCTTATCATTAGCACTCCAGGTGTTATTGGGTTCCTAGGCTCAGGTACAGGAGAAGCAAGTAAAAAACCAGTTCCTTTGCGCCCGGCAGAAGTGAATAGAATACTAGGTACGGTAGACGAGGCAGAAGAGCAAGCTGAAGTACTGGATACTCCATTTATAGTTGGTGAAACTGTAAAAGTAATGGATGGTCCATTCAGTGGATTCTCCGGAACAGTGGAAGAAGTGTTTGAAGAGCGTAAGAAGCTTAATGTAATGGTGAAGATCTTCGGAAGAAATACACCAGTTGAGCTGAATTACATGCAAGTAGAAAAAGAATCGTAG